In Gracilinanus agilis isolate LMUSP501 chromosome 1, AgileGrace, whole genome shotgun sequence, the sequence TAATTGGGACATAATCTCATCTAGTTAAGTATCAAAACTGAAATGAAATAGATTGGTTTCCTCCCCACCATTACATGTTCATcaaaagcattttcttcaatCTCAGATTTCCCCACGTTTCTTTCACATCCAGGTCATCTTTGGGCCATTTGATCCCATCCTGAGTgacaagactcagtttccttctctttaccaGATGGCCCCCAAGGACTCTTCTCTACCTAAAGGGATGGTCAGACTGATGACTCATTTTCAATGGACGTGGGTGGCTCTGGTGACAGTAGATGACCTGAGAGGGGAGGAATTCCTTAAACAACTGACTTTGGAGATGGCAAACCATGGAGTCTGTGTGTCCTTCATAGAGAAGATCCCCATGAGTGAGAGAAGACACACAGAATCACAGGAGGCATTCATGCCCAGGATCATGGCTTCAACAAGCAGAGTAATTTTTGTTCATGGTGACACAGACTCCTTAATGATCTTAAGATACTCACAAACGCCTTTGATCCCTATTTGGAAGGTTTGGGTCACCACCTCTCACTGGGACATTACCATGAGACCCCCACATTTCGATGGTAATAATTTTCATGGGGCACTTACATTTTCACACCTAACACATGATGTTCCTGGTTTTAAGGCTTTTCTCAAGAGAGTGAACCCTATTATCTATCCAGAGGACATTGTACTGAGGGAATTCTGGCACTCAGCCTTCAGGTGTACAGATGAAGTTCAAAACTTAAAGCAAGAGAAATGTTTCCCAAATGCCTCTTTGGAGACTTTGCCTTTGTTTTACTTTGACATGACCATGTCTGATTTGAGTTACACCATCTACAATGGTGTATATGCTGTGGCTTGGACCTTCCATGAAATGTTCCTCATGCAATTAGGGAAAGGAACCATGGTGGAGGGAGAACATTGGGTACCTCATCCCTGGCaggtaatatatttttaaattgtgtgtTTTCTACTGCCAGGCAATGGTAGCCTGACAAGGGAGTACATAGGTTGAGTTTATCTCAAAGTATGTTTGAGATGAAAATCAatgagtcaataaatattttttaacatttattaatattcattttttagaaaagttaacatggttacatgattcatgctcctactttccacttcaccccctgcactccccccacccatagccgatgcacatttccagtggttttaacatgtgtcattgatcaagacctatttccaaattgttgataattgcattggtgtggtagtttcgagtctatatccccaattgtgtcctcctcaacccatgtgttcaagcagctgcttttcttctgtgtttcctctcctgcagttcttcctctgaatgtgggtagcgtctttaccataaatccctcagaattgtcctgggtcattgcactgctgctggtacagaagtccattacattcgattttaccacagtgtatgactccatgtacaatgttcttctggctctgctcctttcactctgcaaatgtaaattaaatggttttgactatattaaactaaaaagctttgtacaaacaaaaacaatacagccaaaatcagaagggaaacaacaaattgagtcaataaatatttataaatttcctactgtgtgtcaggaCTTGAGTTAAGACACAGGGATGCAAAGACAGGTAAAATACCATCTATGATCTCAAATAATTTAGTCTAAGGGGGATATGAGATGAAAAATACTGTACACACAAGATATATGAATGATAAGTTTGAAGTAAATCAAAATTGGGAAGTCATTAGAATTAAGGATGATTGTGAAGCATCACCTATAGAAACCAGGGTTTTACctgacattgaaagagtccaggAAATGCAGGAGccatgaggaggaggaagatcaTTCCAGTCATGAGTGCTCTCCAGAATGCCTGAAGCAGGGAGATGGACTActttgtttgaggaacagcaaggatgCCATTTTCACTGAATCccaaatatttttagaaagttaGGATTCAGATTATGGAGGACTTTAAAAACAGAGCATCTTATACCTGATGATGGAGGTTATAGTCACTGGAACTTATTTGGTAggtaaggccaaatttgaaatttAGGAAGATCTCTTTGTCGGTGgaatagagaaagaactgcaatggggagagacttgtgaAAGGAGAGCAAACATGTAATCAGAGTTGAGGCTTGTAGCAATGAGGATCCAAACCAGGAGGATGGCCATATGAGAGGAGAGAAGTTGGCAAATAGGAGATATTTTATGaatgtaaaatcaaaagatttgggAACAGATTGTctcaaaatctatttatcatctctgataaggacggcttagttgataaggaagtaacgGACAcggaagatcttttagctcatgcttccagctctggcttcaggagcatggagtttattatatatatttcaagactcatttcacccAAAAGAACCTCCCCTGAAACTTCACAtttgcgcagaagttacaaattatgtcatatcaaaacacaaaaattctcatttgacttcagaatagaacaagtcCAAGGCCAAATTTTGGCTGGGTTATTATCAGTAAGCTAAGTTGCGGAATATCTTCTCAGGGTcgaaatgcccctgctaaactaaggtttcacCCTTGAATGTCTAAAACCACTTTTTGAGACccagcagctgcattcctgaccaaaggggagaatgttaacctcttgaccattggtttgctaagagcttaaagtcttccaataagaaaaggtgtaaATCATAAAAGAGGTcgaaagaggagtctcagatttttgtctatttgagactgtttctcttattggcttcccacaagatTGTATATGGAGGAATGAGATGGagtaaggagtcaaggatgaaACCAACTAATCATGAAACGTGCATGATTAGACTTGTTGGGCTCTCCTTAAGAGTAATGGGGAAATTaaaagaagggaaggttttttttgcTGAAATAAATAATGAGTTCAGTCTTGGACTTGTGTAATTTAAGATGCCTATAGGACAACCCAGttatttttaagtgaatttttatttattgacaGCCTTTGTTTCTTATATCATGGCGGTATccagtctctctctccccatacCTTTCCAGAAAGCCATATCATATGTAAATAGTAGTTTTGGGAGAGGAAAAATCAATCAGCATGATTGATTAAAgtggaaaattaaaaaatcttttcaagaTGTAATACCTGTGGAATTTGTACTTCCTTCTGAGATCTTCCTGCTCTATATAATTTTGTCAGGTTTACATTTGATTTTGGAGAGGAtacattgttctttccatttaacaTTGTTGTAATGactgtgtatattttttcttggtgCTACTTACCTCAGTGTATATCAGTACATATAGATATTTCCATGCTTTTACATATTTAGTAAATTAATTcaaattcattcctttttcaaGTTTTACTCTGATTAACAAGGCAAAACTCAGGGCCCAGAAAAATCAAAGGAGTTAAATAGAAGTACACCGAGGTAGCAACACATTAATGGGCTATATAGTGGAGGTCAGGCAGAATTTCAGGGtggaccagatttttttttaacaaaactttTGTAATGAGATGCCAAATTTTGAAATGTTCCCATCAACAAGAGATACGGGCGCATGCATCTCAGTTCCTCCGCCAGGATGCGACATCTTTTAAAGCCACATAGATTAGCAGGCCTGGCAACAGAATGGGCCAGAGTCAAGGTATTTGGGGATCATTTAACCATATGGTGTTATTCATACATAGAAATACATGTTATTCATACAAACAACCaaacaatataatttaaaaatatggctcAGTACCACACTCCATCTTGTATCTACCCTTATCCTCAACTTGCATAATCCCAATCTCTGTGCTTTGTGCCACAGAGCAAAAGAGGCTAAATTGAAATGTTTTGGATaattgaattgctgagaatagctaaattattcacagttgttcactgTACGgtatttctgtcactgtgtacaattttctagttctgcttatttcactctgcttcaggtTGTGTACATCTTTCCAGAATGTTCCGAGTTCTCAAGCTCAATATTTCTTACTGCGCAATAATAGAATTATCCATTAGGATCATATGCTATGATGTACTTCGCCACTCCCCAATGGATGGGTACCCCATCACTTTACAAGTCTTTGCCTCACAAAAAGAGCcactttcaatatttttgtacatatagatccttttcctttttgttgatacAAACTTAGGACCTATGTTGggtatttattgttttatagcatttatagcactttgggcagAGTTATCCAAATGGCTTTCCAGAATAattaaatcaattcacaactcactcagcagtgcattaatatctcaatttttcccacatcccctcggttttgtaattttccttttttgtcataagtcaATCTGATAGGCGTGGGGttatacttcagagttgttttaatttgtgtttttatattttataggaaatatattttattttattgatatttaaatattttatttttttagaaaaaatttccatggttacatgattcatgtttttactttccccttcatgcccccccatagccaatccgaatttccactggttttaacatgtgtcatcaatcaagacttatttacattgTGTTTTAGAGCTTTTatgcatgactatagagaactATAATTACTTTACTAACTGAAGTTAGATCTCGAGCAGTAATTagaatttctcttctctcctagcTTCACTCCTTTCTAAAGAATCTCCAGTTTAACAACAGTGCTGGTGACCAGGTGTTTATGGATGAGAAGAGAAACCCTGAGGCTCAATATGACATCCTGAACTATGTGACTTTCAATGTAGATACTGAAGCTCTAGTGAAAGTTGGACAGTATAACCCCAAGGCTGAGCCTGGTCAAGATTTCACCATTAATGATGAAGCCATAGTGTGGAATTGGTTAGGTTCAAAGGTCAGAAATAATTGTTATATGAAACTTATTATCCAATCATAGAATAGATTTTATCCTGTTTAGTTCTCTTCACATTCCCATTTTATGAATAGAAAATCCTACAGGGGCACTGGTTTCCTTTACCTTTGTAGGAAACTTCTGAGTGAACAAGTCAAATAAATGATCTATTGGATGATCTTAAACTTGAGGTCTTTAAGATGATTGATGATGCAGCTAGAATGGACCTTAAATCTCATCTTTTTCAGGCAGGACTTTTGACATAAATAAGACTCTGAAACATATAACGATAGTGATTGGCCTAGCGCCATCTAATACAAGAACCCCATTTTGTGCACAATCTGGCCTATTAAACCATTCACATTAATtgggcaaaaataaaatagtattcatCCATCCAATGGCTATATACCTATGGAGCTGAGTAATCAATTTGACAACTCGTTGCATTTCTGAAGCCAACAAATTGTTTCTCTGTAGGACTGTGAAACGTACCTATTCCATAGTTATGAATAGTCAAAGCAGCTTCATCTTTGACTTTTTGTGTCATGCATCCTCTTTGCAGATAGATTTAGTATATTTGGGGGTAGCCACTTCCATTTCTTTCAATCGCTTGCCTCCTGTCCATTGATATTGAGAACTACAGAGTGATAGATAAATAAGGACTCCAAGAGGACTTCTTGTTCAAATTCCTCCTCATATAAATGCTTAAAACCCCCATGATTTAAAAGGTCCCCCCCCCCGTTTTCCACAACTAGAGGTAGAGGTGGGAATTCAGACTAGTTCTCTTTATTTTCAGCCCAGgaataattttcatatttcacCTACAGAATAAGTTTCCTTTGTTACAAATCAATATCATTCACTCTTGAATAATGATCGACCATCCTGTGTTCTGCTAACTTCCAGCCTTCATGTGTGTCGCTCTCTTGTCACTAGATTCCCAGGGCGACGTGCAGTGAGAGCTGTGCTCCCGGGTTCAGGCAGGCTCCTCTGGAGGGGGAGCCCATCTGCTGCTTCAGTTGTTCTGTGTGCCCTGAGGGGGAGATCTCCAACCAGATAAGTAAGTGCCTTCATGGGGTTGTTGTGTGAAAACACTAGACACAATAGACTGCTGTtttgctctagagcagtgatggcaaacccttTAGAGACCACGTGCCTGCCCCATCCCTCTAGCTCCACCTCCGACCAAGTGCCTCCCCTACCAGGGGAGTAAGTGCAGAGGGATGGGGAAGATaggtgggaagggggaagggaggagctcggccagagtctctctgcctttctagtaactaactttGTTGGGGAtggagaggtctctgcatgccatctttggcatatgTGCCGTAGGCACGCCATCACAGCTCTAGAGCCACATATAAGTCCGTCACCACCTACATAATGGGATATTTAGGAAAAAGTGAGTCTGGCAAAAGATCTGAACTAACGACTATTGGCTTGAATAAATGATGCATGTTTAGAAAATGGAACCCAACATCACTCAACTATTCCAGAAAAAATTCACATATAAAAAAAGAGCTCTCTTAGCCTCTCTTTCCCAAGGGCATGTTGTCAAGATATTCTAATGATTTCAGATGCAACAGGTTAGAGTTGGCTCGATTGTGGAGAAGAATTTACAATCTATCTGGGATGTTGTTGAGCTCATCTGATAGACATCTTGTTTGCAACAATCCCTGGAAACTCTAGACTGAGTTTGGTTTGGAGGGAATTGTCCCCAGATAAAGTGGATCCCCATGGCACAAGCTAGCTATCTTATCATTCCCATGCCTTTCCATATACTCACCCAACCGTCATCCAACCAGCCCTCACATATTGTAGCATGTGCTTGAGTCATAGCCCAAATAAAGCATTGAGGCAGCCAGGATAAAGCAGGTTGAAGGCAGCCAGCAGACCTTCAACTCATTCATCAGAGAAAGGGATGCCTCTCTCAGTTATGCAAAGACTTCTCCCATGGAGTGGGTGGACAAGAACCATTTGTTCCCATAGCCATGAAAGCCGTGCAAACATCAGTGCGCCATGTGTAGAGACAGCCAGGTAGCCAAGACACAAAGGTCCTCTGTGGCATCCCAGACCTTTGGCTGTCATTCTGCTTGTCATCACACCACTGACCCggagtgactctggaagagagaatgaggctgacaactttgggCCACTTTGcttcacttcaatccaatttatGAGCAAATCAAAACATCCCTTTGTAATGGTCATCGTTTACTCTTGGAAACAAAGGCTCAAACAATAGTAAAAGTGATGTTCCAGGCATTATAATAATTCttggagacagaaacaaagaaaaaaaagcaacatcTGTACTCAGGTAAGCCATTTCAAGAAAATAATGCAGAAATAATTACTAAATAAAAGATCAAGACAGAACAGATAAGAGTCATCAGAGAGAAATAGGCAAAAGCAGCTGGATAGTTTCTTGCAGAATATaggaattgatttctttttttttaaacccttaccttctgtcttggagccaatggttccaaagcagaagagtggtaagggctaggcaatgggggccaaatgacttgcccagggtcacacagctggaaagtgtctgaggccagacatttgaacctaggacctcccatctctaggcctggctctcaatccactgagccatccacaTGCCCCCAGGAATTGATTTCTGTCTTGCGAAAGTATAGAAAATCTCagtaagaaaggggaaaagagagcatTTAGGAAATGAGACAGTTTCCTATCTAGAATATTAAGGGAAGTGGATAAATATGaaagatatttatttcaaattcaTTTCTTAGATTTCTTTGGTACACATCAGAGATGTCAAACCTATGGCCTAGGGGCAGCATCCAGCCTTCCATACTCCCTATTAAAgccagaactagaagaacatttcattaggaaatgtttaaaaaataaagggggcagctggatgggaggtcctgggttcaaacgcttcctagctgtgtgaccctgggcaagtcatttcacctccattgc encodes:
- the LOC123232499 gene encoding vomeronasal type-2 receptor 26-like; this encodes MFAVEEINRDPQLLPNLTLGFHLYNAYHSDAGTLESSLRWLSGQGQLIPNYSCWGQEQPVAVLGGATAALSVQMGTLLELYRYPQVIFGPFDPILSDKTQFPSLYQMAPKDSSLPKGMVRLMTHFQWTWVALVTVDDLRGEEFLKQLTLEMANHGVCVSFIEKIPMSERRHTESQEAFMPRIMASTSRVIFVHGDTDSLMILRYSQTPLIPIWKVWVTTSHWDITMRPPHFDGNNFHGALTFSHLTHDVPGFKAFLKRVNPIIYPEDIVLREFWHSAFRCTDEVQNLKQEKCFPNASLETLPLFYFDMTMSDLSYTIYNGVYAVAWTFHEMFLMQLGKGTMVEGEHWVPHPWQLHSFLKNLQFNNSAGDQVFMDEKRNPEAQYDILNYVTFNVDTEALVKVGQYNPKAEPGQDFTINDEAIVWNWLGSKIPRATCSESCAPGFRQAPLEGEPICCFSCSVCPEGEISNQINVKYCVKCLENEYPNREKNRCLPKVVTFLNVSEPLGVTLICMALSFSLMTSFILWIFVKFQDTPIVKANNRALSYTLLISLIFCFLCSLLFIGRPTAATCLLRQTTFGIVFTVAVSSILAKTFMVVLAFKLTIPGSRGRLWVQSRVSNSVVIVCSGIQVILCGAWLGISPPSPDIDTYSEPGQIIIGCNEGSVIAFYSVLGYMGFLALCSFTMAFLARNLPDTFNEAKFITFSMLVFCSVWVSFLPTYQSTKGKAMVVVEIFSILASSAGLLGCIFIPKCYVILLRPDRNILKLKKSSFF